One Drosophila willistoni isolate 14030-0811.24 chromosome 2R unlocalized genomic scaffold, UCI_dwil_1.1 Seg167, whole genome shotgun sequence DNA segment encodes these proteins:
- the LOC6646745 gene encoding short neuropeptide F — translation MFHFKIQQLYVGYALAFFSLTLMMLQPSSAELKTNAAPISNLYDNLLQREYAGPVVFPNHQVERKAQRSPSLRLRFGRSDPDMLNNIVEKRWFGDVNQKPIRSPSLRLRFGRRSDPNLPQMRRTAYDDLLERELTLNSQQQQPAAFDDAVDYDSLYERVVRKPQRLRWGRSVPQYEAPQLDNEQLERNELYNSLLSSEKMRRMLMALQQYESAPADLSDTEEVEDDQDTSEFQREARKPMRLRWGRSTGKAPTDQGKHTAMGASDENSPTASAAKIHN, via the exons ATGTTCCACTTCAAGATACAGCAACTTTATGTGGGATACGCATTAGCATTTTTCAGCTTGACCCTAATGATGCTTCAGCCATCTTCCGCTGAACTAAAAACAAATGCAG CTCCTATAAGCAATCTGTACGACAACTTGCTGCAGCGTGAGTATGCCGGTCCGGTGGTCTTTCCCAATCACCAGGTGGAACGAAAGGCTCAGCGTTCGCCATCGTTGCGTCTTAGGTTTGGTCGCAGTGATCCCGATATGCTGAATAATATTGTGGAAAAACGTTGGTTCGGCGATGTTAACCAAAAGCCGATTAGGTCTCCTTCATTGCGTCTGCGATTCGGACGGCGAAGCGATCCGAACTTGCCGCAAATGCGGCGCACCGCCTATGATGATCTTTTGGAACGGGAATTGACATTGAAcagccaacagcaacaaccgGCGGCATTCGACGATGCGGTCGACTATGATAGTCTCTATGAAAGAGTTGTGCGCAAACCCCAGCGCTTACGATGGGGACGCAGTGTACCCCAATATGAGGCACCCCAGCTGGATAACGAGCAG TTGGAACGCAATGAACTATACAATTCCCTTTTAAGTTCTGAAAAGATGCGTCGAATGTTGATGGCCCTGCAGCAATACGAATCAGCTCCCGCTGACCTCAGTGATACCGAAGAAGTCGAAGATGATCAAGACACTTCCGAATTTCAACGCGAAGCTCGAAAGCCAATGCGATTGCGCTGGGGCCGCAGCACTGGCAAGGCTCCAACCGATCAGGGAAAG CACACAGCAATGGGAGCTAGCGATGAGAATTCACCGACCGCCTCTGCTGCCAAAATCCACAACTAA